The Paenibacillus uliginis N3/975 genome has a window encoding:
- the rpsA gene encoding 30S ribosomal protein S1: MSEETRNQEAVETQSQDQLDQIVSLKKGDTVKGTIVKLEDNQAYVSIGYKYDGVIPVRELSAVQLDNASDAVQVGQEVECKVVSINDDKESLVLSKRAIDTEIAWESLEKHFADQDAIEVVVADVVKGGLVVDVGARGFIPASMVERHFVEDFSDYKGRTLRVKVKELDRENNKVILSQKDVLEEEFEANKQKVMADLKEGQVLEGTVQRLTQFGAFVDVGGVDGLVHVSEIAWSHVEKPSDALSEGDKVTVKVLKVDPEKGKISLSIKAAQQGPWETAADKFNTGDIVTGEVRRLVNFGAFVELAPGVEGLVHISQISHKHIGTPQEVLKEGQEVQVKILDINVDEKRVSLSIKETEEAPASSPRPEKQSKGPKIDLKDNPNVSLNNQGMSVTLGERFGDKLSKFK, encoded by the coding sequence ATGTCGGAAGAAACAAGAAATCAAGAGGCTGTTGAAACACAGAGCCAAGATCAGCTGGACCAAATCGTATCCTTGAAAAAAGGGGACACCGTGAAAGGGACGATCGTCAAACTGGAGGACAACCAAGCTTATGTAAGCATTGGATATAAATATGACGGCGTAATTCCTGTTCGCGAGTTGTCTGCTGTTCAGTTGGACAACGCATCTGATGCGGTTCAGGTAGGCCAAGAAGTGGAGTGCAAGGTTGTCAGCATTAATGATGACAAGGAAAGCCTTGTTCTTTCTAAACGCGCGATTGATACGGAAATCGCTTGGGAGTCACTTGAGAAGCATTTTGCTGATCAAGATGCCATTGAAGTCGTAGTTGCTGATGTAGTTAAGGGTGGACTCGTAGTAGATGTGGGTGCACGCGGTTTTATCCCGGCTTCTATGGTTGAGCGTCATTTCGTTGAAGATTTCAGCGACTACAAAGGTCGTACGCTCCGCGTAAAAGTTAAAGAACTGGACCGTGAGAACAACAAAGTTATCCTTTCCCAAAAGGATGTTCTTGAAGAAGAGTTTGAAGCAAACAAACAAAAAGTAATGGCTGACCTTAAAGAAGGTCAAGTGCTGGAGGGAACTGTTCAGCGTTTGACTCAATTTGGCGCATTCGTAGATGTAGGTGGCGTGGACGGTCTGGTCCATGTATCCGAAATCGCTTGGAGCCATGTTGAGAAGCCATCCGATGCTCTATCCGAAGGAGATAAAGTAACGGTTAAAGTTCTGAAGGTTGACCCTGAAAAAGGGAAAATCAGCCTCAGTATTAAAGCTGCTCAACAAGGTCCTTGGGAAACGGCTGCAGACAAATTCAACACAGGTGACATAGTTACTGGTGAAGTAAGACGTCTGGTTAACTTTGGTGCATTTGTAGAATTGGCTCCAGGTGTTGAAGGTCTGGTGCACATTTCTCAAATTTCCCATAAACACATCGGAACTCCACAAGAAGTTCTGAAAGAAGGCCAAGAGGTTCAGGTTAAGATTCTGGACATTAACGTGGACGAGAAGCGTGTTAGCCTGAGCATTAAGGAAACGGAAGAAGCGCCTGCGTCATCTCCAAGACCTGAAAAACAGTCCAAAGGCCCTAAAATTGACCTGAAAGACAATCCGAATGTATCCTTGAACAACCAAGGTATGAGCGTAACACTTGGAGAACGTTTCGGCGACAAATTGAGTAAATTCAAGTAA
- a CDS encoding lysophospholipid acyltransferase family protein → MIYVFCRAVVRGLFAVLYRFESVGVHNIPSEGGVLICANHISLRDPISVGIHVKRQVKFMAKAELFKIPVFGWLVTQLGAFPVKRGGVSKDSIKTSLKILRNGEVMGIFPEGTRNSDAEAAKRGAASFALRSGATVVPAAIIGEYKLFRKTKIIYGAPIDLSAYKDDKSPEALNEATALIMQSITEMRATGKPTVN, encoded by the coding sequence ATGATTTATGTGTTCTGCAGAGCGGTGGTTCGCGGTTTGTTCGCCGTGCTTTACCGGTTTGAGTCCGTCGGTGTACATAACATTCCTTCGGAGGGCGGAGTACTGATCTGTGCCAATCATATCAGCCTAAGGGATCCGATCTCGGTAGGTATTCATGTGAAGCGTCAGGTCAAATTCATGGCCAAGGCTGAGCTGTTTAAGATTCCGGTGTTTGGCTGGTTAGTTACTCAGCTTGGAGCATTCCCGGTGAAACGGGGCGGCGTAAGCAAAGATTCGATTAAGACATCGCTGAAGATTCTCCGCAATGGCGAAGTGATGGGTATATTCCCTGAAGGCACTCGTAACTCTGATGCGGAAGCAGCTAAACGTGGCGCAGCAAGCTTTGCACTGCGTAGTGGTGCTACGGTCGTACCAGCAGCCATCATAGGGGAATATAAGCTTTTCCGAAAGACAAAGATTATTTACGGAGCGCCTATTGATTTGTCTGCTTACAAAGATGACAAATCACCTGAGGCCTTGAATGAAGCTACTGCACTTATTATGCAAAGTATTACTGAGATGCGGGCTACAGGGAAGCCGACCGTGAATTGA
- the cmk gene encoding (d)CMP kinase yields the protein MQGTGQIDRINIAIDGPAGAGKSTIARMVANRLQYIYVDTGAMYRAVTWFMLNEGISSENYGKVLQLSQNMVIELKPHENGQVVLLNGEDVTPYIRSHQVSSVVSQYAQIEGLRTQLVHLQRQMALRKGVVMDGRDIGTTVLPDAEVKIFMTASVKERALRRFKELGEAEGVSLEQLEMDIAKRDRLDEEREVSPLRCAEDAIVLDTTQMNIHQVVDTILSYCISQMDGEK from the coding sequence ATGCAGGGGACTGGTCAGATTGACAGAATAAATATTGCCATTGATGGACCTGCAGGGGCAGGCAAAAGCACGATTGCCCGTATGGTGGCGAACAGGCTTCAGTACATCTATGTTGATACGGGAGCTATGTATCGGGCAGTGACGTGGTTTATGCTGAATGAAGGAATTTCGTCAGAAAATTACGGAAAAGTGCTTCAGTTGTCACAAAATATGGTAATTGAATTAAAACCGCATGAAAATGGACAGGTGGTTCTGCTGAACGGGGAGGATGTAACGCCTTACATCCGGTCGCACCAGGTCAGCTCGGTAGTGTCCCAATATGCGCAGATTGAAGGACTTCGTACCCAATTGGTTCATCTGCAAAGACAAATGGCTTTGCGTAAAGGCGTCGTAATGGATGGACGCGATATTGGAACAACGGTTTTGCCAGATGCCGAAGTCAAAATTTTCATGACGGCCAGTGTCAAGGAACGAGCTCTCCGCCGGTTTAAAGAATTGGGTGAAGCGGAAGGAGTATCACTGGAACAACTTGAAATGGATATCGCGAAACGTGACCGCCTTGACGAGGAACGTGAGGTGTCACCGCTGCGCTGTGCCGAGGACGCAATCGTTCTGGACACGACACAGATGAATATTCATCAGGTTGTCGATACGATACTTTCTTACTGTATATCTCAAATGGATGGGGAGAAATAA